In a genomic window of Bubalus bubalis isolate 160015118507 breed Murrah chromosome 17, NDDB_SH_1, whole genome shotgun sequence:
- the LOC102396266 gene encoding methyl-CpG-binding domain protein 3-like 1 — protein sequence MMVKTSQRKHCDCGKLSKPKPGLNISIPLRMSSYIFKRPVTRITSHPSNEVRYYPWEETLDNPQQLYWQKRLQGLQACSSAGELLSPLDLAKALQKFAPSCSGESLPEVHIGGPNSSPMATPAWSSDLSQTIPGAGSGTPQVLCEQCLVTEEDIRNQERRVKTARERLAIAMVADRLAGEAEKVWGQEGCPGPML from the coding sequence ATGATGGTGAAGACTTCACAGAGGAAGCATTGTGACTGTGGAAAACTATCCAAACCAAAGCCTGGTTTAAACATCTCAATCCCTTTGAGGATGTCCAGTTACATATTCAAGAGACCAGTGACTAGAATCACATCCCATCCCAGCAATGAGGTCAGATATTATCCCTGGGAGGAAACCTTGGACAACCCCCAACAGCTATACTGGCAGAAGAGATTGCAAGGACTCCAGGCTTGCAGCAGCGCAGGAGAACTGTTAAGTCCTCTGGATCTAGCCAAAGCCTTGCAAAAATTTGCACCAAGTTGTTCAGGTGAGTCCCTGCCAGAGGTACATATAGGTGGTCCAAACTCCAGCCCCATGGCCACCCCTGCGTGGTCTTCAGATTTGTCACAGACCATTCCAGGAGCTGGTTCTGGCACCCCACAGGTCCTCTGTGAACAATGTCTGGTAACTGAGGAGGATATCAGGAATCAGGAAAGAAGAGTgaagacagcaagagagagaCTGGCAATAGCAATGGTCGCTGACAGACTGGCTGGCGAGGCAGAGAAAGTGTGGGGCCAAGAAGGATGCCCTGGGCCAATGCTGTGA